One region of Chrysemys picta bellii isolate R12L10 chromosome 21, ASM1138683v2, whole genome shotgun sequence genomic DNA includes:
- the LOC101944735 gene encoding natriuretic peptides B encodes MKGAALCSWAALLLLSLWGPAGGHPLSRKYTSQELQSLQDLLELLKEKIQGEEGEPLELESLDYGAEEDDPSWDLAEPDSSPATQLQPRDPVESRWRNLLASPRRMRHFSGCFGTRIERIGSQTGLGCNIFKARSWKRRSRS; translated from the exons ATGAAAGGCGCAGCCCTGTGCTCTTGGGCCGCTCTGCTGCTCCTCAGCCTGTGGGGGCCAGCAGGCGGGCACCCGCTGTCCAGGAAATACACCAGCCAGGAGCTCCAGTCCCTGCAG GACCTCCTTGAGCTGCTGAAGGAGAAAAttcagggggaggaaggggagccgCTGGAGCTGGAGAGCCTGGACTACGGGGCGGAAGAGGACGACCCTAGCTGGGACCTTGCTGAGCCGGACAGCAGCCCCGCtacccagctccagccccgggaTCCCGTGGAGAGTCGGTGGAGGAACCTCCTTGCTTCTCCCCGGAGGATGAGACACTTCTCTGGGTGTTTTGGGACCAGGATCGAGAGGATCGGCTCTCAGACAGGACTTGGGTGCAACATCTTCAAAGCCC GTTCCTGGAAGAGGAGATCGAGAAGCTGA